The following is a genomic window from Capnocytophaga stomatis.
TCAAATGCTCTCACAAAGCTGAATTCTTCTTCATATACCCAATCAGTTATTCCGTTGATAATTTTATTTTTCTTTCCATCGGAAGTAATTTGCGTGGTTTTGTTGGTTGTTATATTATATATGTACAAATTATTTTCATATGCATAAGCGATTTTATTTCCGTCGGGCGAAAAGGTTGGCTCTTGGATTTTATTTTCACTGATGAATATTCCTTGTTTCGTCTCCAAATTATAAAGATAATAGGACGCTACAAACGAACGTCGATAAATTTGTTCGGACTTTGAAGCGATAAGTAACCATTTTTCATCAGGACTGAAAGAGTAACTATCGATATTTAATAAAACCTCCTTATTGGTTGAATTGTTAAATAGTGTTTTTACTTTTTCGAGTGTTGTGAAATCATATAAATCAATCTGTTGCGAATTTGATTTTCGGTCGTAATTAAGTACTGTGTACTGATTTGTATTCTTCATTGCTGAAAGGTGAGTCATCCTCTGCGGATAAAATACGCCCTTTGCCCAAATGTCTTCCAATGTAATGGGTTTGTTTTGAGCAATTACTGAAATTGAAGAGATGAATAAAAATAACAAGGTAAAACAAAGTCTGTTTTTCATTTTAGTTTATATTAACGATTTAAACGGTCAATAATACTAATTTTTTCAATTCTATTCTAATTTTTTTAGTTATAAATGTAACATTGTCTGTGCTTTGTGTTGATATTTAATTATTTACAAACTGTTAAAGAAAGCAAAAAAATATTTTGATTTTTTTTGCATTTAGCTTTTGCAAAAAAAATGTATCTTTGTGACTTCTGAAGTAAATAATCGAAATACAAAAAATAATTTCAATATGAGAAAAAAAATTGTAGCAGGAAATTGGAAAATGAACAATGACCTGAAAAAGTCAACAGAATTAATTGCTGATTTATTAAAAAAATTACCTAAAACAGAAGCCGAGGTAATGGTGGCGCCTACTTTTGTAAATTTAATTCCGGCAATGGAAGCTGCAAAAGGAAGTGCTGTTGAAGTTATCGCTCAAAATATGCATTTTGCTGAAAATGGAGCTTATACAGGTGAAATTTCGGCTGAAATGTTAAAAAGTGTAGGCGTAAAAACGGTAATTTTAGGGCATTCTGAGCGTCGTGCTTACTTCAACGAAACTGACGAGTCACTTGCTAAAAAAGCAGACACAGCTTTGAAACACAACATCCGAATGGTATTTTGCATCGGAGAAGAGTTGGCTGACAGGAAAGCTAATAATCACTTCAAAGTAGTTGAAAATCAAATTAAAAACGGATTGTTCCACTTGCCTGCCGATGCTTGGAAAAACATCGTTTTGGCGTACGAGCCTGTTTGGGCAATCGGTACGGGAGAAACGGCTTCCCCTGAACAAGCTCAGGGAATGCACGCCTTTATCCGCAAAACACTTGCAGACAAATACGGAAAAGAAGTAGCTGACAGTGTTTCAATTCTTTATGGAGGAAGCGTAAAACCTGATAATGCCAAAGAAATTTTTGCAAAAGCAGATGTAGATGGCGGACTTATCGGTGGAGCATCACTCAAAGCCGATGACTTTATTGCAATTATTAACGGAATTTAATTTTTTTAAGGCAATAGGAATTAGGCAATAGGAGTTTTTAGAATTTAAGTTTTCAAGTGCCAAAATCCAAGTATTTAAAACTTGGCATTTGAAACTTGGATCTTAGAATCTTCAAAATTATTGCCTATTGCCTATTGCCTATTGCCTAACTATGCTACAAAACGATTTATTTTTAAAAGCCTTGAATGGCGAAACTGTGGAGCGTCCGCCGGTATGGATGATGCGTCAGGCGGGTAGGTACTTGCCGGAATTCAGAGCTTTACGTGATAAGTATGATTTCTTCACACGTTGCCGAGTACCTGAATTAGCCGCAGAAATCACTGTTCAACCTATTGATATTGTGGGAACTGATGCTGCTATTTTGTTTTCTGATATTTTGGTAGTTCCGCAAGCGATGAATATTGAAGTGGAAATGAAATCGGGGGTAGGTCCTTGGCTTCCAAATCCTGTTCGTTCTGCCAAAGATGTTGAAAATGTAATAGTTCCTGATATTCACGAGACTTTGGGTTATGTGATGGAAGGCATCAAGCTCACCAAACAAATGCTTGCCGGGCGTGTACCGCTTATCGGATTTGCAGGCTCTCCGTGGACGATTTTCTGCTATGTCGTAGAGGGAAAGGGCTCACGCGACTTCAACATTGCCAAGGAGTTATGTTTTACAGATTCACAAACAGCACATAAATTATTACAAAAAATTACGGATACAACCATTTTGTATCTGAAAGAAAAGGTTAAAGCAGGAGTAGATGCCGTGCAAATTTTTGACAGCTGGGGGGGAGTGCTTTCACCTGTTGATTATCAGGAGTTTTCTTGGAAATATATCAATCAAATTGTGGAAGCATTAGCACCACTTACCAAAGTAATTGTTTTCGGGAAAGGATGTTGGTTTGCACTCCCTGAAATGGCAAAATCCAAAGCGTCTGCACTTGGTGTGGACTGGACGTGTACACCGCAAAGAGCTCGCGAACTAACCGGAGGTAAAATTACTTTGCAGGGGAATTTTGACCCTTCACGATTGCTTTCTCCGCCTTCGGAAATCAAAAAAATGGTACATAAAATGATTGATGATTTTGGAAAAGATAGGTATGTAGTCAATTTGGGACATGGAATTTTGCCAAATATTCCCGTTGAAAACGCCAAAGCCTTTGTTGAGGCGGTGAAAAGTTATAAATCTTTTTAAATCAAATATATGAAAAAAGTTCTGCAGAAATTTTTGGATACCCTTCTTCGTGAAGCAACTCCCATAATGGGAAGCTTGAATAAAGGAGTAACCGATGCTGAGATAAGAACTTTTGAACAAGAAATGAATGTGAAGCTCCCAGAGGAAGTTAAAGAACTTTATAAAACTTTCAATGGGCAAAAAATGAAGGAGGAAAGTTCTGTTAGTTTTCTTAATAGTCAGTATTTTATCCCACTTGAAGAAGTAAAAAAGACACAAAACGAATGGCTTGAAAGGCTGAATTCCTCAGTTGAAAATTGGCAATCATTTGAATTTGATAAGGAAGAAGCAGAGGATTTTGGTTGGTACAAAAGAATTAAAAATCAGCTTTTTAATCCAAAGTGGATTCCTTTTTTAGCAGATGATGTGAGTTATGTTTTCATAGACCTTGACCCAGATGAAAAAGGGAAAGAAGGTCAGGTGGTGGAATTTGTATTGGACACGGAAAATGTGGAACATTCGTTTGTTGAACTAATGAATGACTCCTTGAAAGATTGGTTTAAGGATTTGATAGAAGAATTTGGAAATGAGGAACTTTCATACGATAAAGATATCAAAACTTTGACTTTTCAGAGTGAATGTGCTGATGAAATAATGAACAACATTTTTGCTCCAACTCCTGATTATGTGTCAGAAGGAGGTTCAAATGTGTACAGTTATGGCAAAGAAAACAGCAGTGATTTTGTATTTCCTGATCGCACTTGTGTGTATATGGATGAAATTTGTGAACACTTTAAGAAATACATAGGTGAGCCGGAAAGTGTTTTTCACGAAATTATGTCGGAATACGTACATATCGACGTACATTGGATTAAACCTACTGAAGAACGTCCATATCACGTACTTTTTACAACAGGAATGAGCGATTACCCGATGTATCTTCCTAAAGAATTAGAAAATCCGAACGAATTTAGCCACGCTGAATTAATGGTTTATCTTCCAAAGGATTGGAAAATAGATGAAAATAGTTTTGATGACGACAATTATTGGCCCATTTATTTTTTAAAAATGATTGCTCGTTTTCCGCATCAGTACAAAACGTGGATGGCAGAGGGGCATACAATACCCAATGGTCTTGAGGCTGAACCTATTGCCAATACTAATTTTGGTTGTATTTTGCTGATGCCTCCTTATTTGTCTGCTCCACAGGATTTTCTGAAATTGCAAACCAAAGATGAAACGACAATCAATTTCTATTGTATTTTGCCTCTTTATGTGGAGGAAATGGATTTGAAATTGGAAGAAGGTGTTGATGCTTTATTGGACTTATTCGATGAATACCAAATTAGTGAAGTTGTTGATATTGACAGGGAAAATGTAGCTGTTTAACAAAAATAAAAGCCAAAAATTTTATTTTTAGTAGAATTTTTGGCTCGTTTTTTATTGTTTTTTCAATATTTCGGAAAGAGTTCTCTTTGCCCTAAGTAAAGTTACTTTCACATTACTGTGTGACATATTGGTAATTTCGGCAATTTCCTTGTAAGATTTTTCTTGCAGATATCTGAGTTGTATCACAGTGCGATAAGGTTCTTTTAATTGTTTGATACACAGCAGTAATCTGTTCAGATTTTGTTCCATAATCAGGCTGTCCTCAGCGGTGGGTGATTCATCTACAATTGTTTTAGCCTCTTTTTCTTCCGAGGATGATGATTGTGTAAATTTCCGCTGTTGGCTTCTAATCATATCAATATGAACATTTTTGGAAATGGCAATGAGCCACGTTTTGAAAGAAAACTCCTCGCTGTACGTATCGATTTTGTCGAAAGCTTTGGCAAACGTCTGGATAACAACGTCTTCCACATCGTTTTCATCACCGATGCGTTTTTGCTGAAAGTTGTAAACATCTGTCCAAAAAACGTCAAGCAAGTAGCTGAAAGCCTTTTGGTTACCTTCTTTTGCTTCCTTAATTTTTTCGGATAATACGCTCTGATTGCTCAAAATATCCCGATTTTATTTCTTACAATCTTGCTCATCAGGCATTTTTCCGCAGAAACCGCAAGGCTCGCCCGTTTTATTCAAATGCGGATTTTGGCTGGCACAAGTTCCTGCGAATTTTCCTTCCTTTTTAGCCCAAATTTTGATAGCAATGCCCGCAAAACACAAAGCTAAAATTCCGATAGTTAATAATACTAATTTCATTTTAATTTAAATTATTTTTTTGAAAAACAAATAGTTGTAATAATTTCTTAAAAAAATTACTTCAAATCATAAAGCGAATTCACTGCTGCAACACGCTCGGTTGTGAATCCTTCTGCAAAATCCACGCCAATTAGTCGCCCGAGGTCTCTCGCCCGATAAGTAACGCTGTCCAAAAAGTTCTTATCGGAAATCGGGGTAGTTGGCTCGTTGCTGTTTGCATCGTAAAATTGGGTTTTGTAAGCCAGAACGGAAGCCAATTTTTTGTCCATAAATTCCGAGATATCTACCACAAAATCAGGCTCAATGTTCTTCCATTGGATGTAATGATAAACCACTTTGGGTCGCCACGCTTCTTGTTGCACTCCGTTTATTTCGGTTTCAATTTTCCGAAGTCCGCTTAAAAAACACGCGTCACTCACCAATTTACTCCCTTTGCCGTGGTCGATATGGCGGTCGTCAATAGCGTTACAAAGCACAATATCAGGACGATACTTCCGAATCATTTTAACGATTTCCAACTGATGAGCTTTATCATTAACAAAAAATCCGTCAGCAAATTTCAGATTTTTACGAACTTCAACTCCCAAGATTTTAGCTCCTTCTTCGGCTTCTTTTTTTCGGGTTTCGGCAGTGCCTCGCGTACCTAACTCGCCTTGTGTCAGGTCGATAATTCCTACTTTTTTG
Proteins encoded in this region:
- a CDS encoding RNA polymerase sigma factor, translating into MSNQSVLSEKIKEAKEGNQKAFSYLLDVFWTDVYNFQQKRIGDENDVEDVVIQTFAKAFDKIDTYSEEFSFKTWLIAISKNVHIDMIRSQQRKFTQSSSSEEKEAKTIVDESPTAEDSLIMEQNLNRLLLCIKQLKEPYRTVIQLRYLQEKSYKEIAEITNMSHSNVKVTLLRAKRTLSEILKKQ
- the bshB1 gene encoding bacillithiol biosynthesis deacetylase BshB1 — encoded protein: MSLKLDILAFGAHPDDVELGCSGTVAKEASLGKKVGIIDLTQGELGTRGTAETRKKEAEEGAKILGVEVRKNLKFADGFFVNDKAHQLEIVKMIRKYRPDIVLCNAIDDRHIDHGKGSKLVSDACFLSGLRKIETEINGVQQEAWRPKVVYHYIQWKNIEPDFVVDISEFMDKKLASVLAYKTQFYDANSNEPTTPISDKNFLDSVTYRARDLGRLIGVDFAEGFTTERVAAVNSLYDLK
- a CDS encoding membrane or secreted protein is translated as MKLVLLTIGILALCFAGIAIKIWAKKEGKFAGTCASQNPHLNKTGEPCGFCGKMPDEQDCKK
- a CDS encoding suppressor of fused domain protein, producing MKKVLQKFLDTLLREATPIMGSLNKGVTDAEIRTFEQEMNVKLPEEVKELYKTFNGQKMKEESSVSFLNSQYFIPLEEVKKTQNEWLERLNSSVENWQSFEFDKEEAEDFGWYKRIKNQLFNPKWIPFLADDVSYVFIDLDPDEKGKEGQVVEFVLDTENVEHSFVELMNDSLKDWFKDLIEEFGNEELSYDKDIKTLTFQSECADEIMNNIFAPTPDYVSEGGSNVYSYGKENSSDFVFPDRTCVYMDEICEHFKKYIGEPESVFHEIMSEYVHIDVHWIKPTEERPYHVLFTTGMSDYPMYLPKELENPNEFSHAELMVYLPKDWKIDENSFDDDNYWPIYFLKMIARFPHQYKTWMAEGHTIPNGLEAEPIANTNFGCILLMPPYLSAPQDFLKLQTKDETTINFYCILPLYVEEMDLKLEEGVDALLDLFDEYQISEVVDIDRENVAV
- the hemE gene encoding uroporphyrinogen decarboxylase, producing the protein MLQNDLFLKALNGETVERPPVWMMRQAGRYLPEFRALRDKYDFFTRCRVPELAAEITVQPIDIVGTDAAILFSDILVVPQAMNIEVEMKSGVGPWLPNPVRSAKDVENVIVPDIHETLGYVMEGIKLTKQMLAGRVPLIGFAGSPWTIFCYVVEGKGSRDFNIAKELCFTDSQTAHKLLQKITDTTILYLKEKVKAGVDAVQIFDSWGGVLSPVDYQEFSWKYINQIVEALAPLTKVIVFGKGCWFALPEMAKSKASALGVDWTCTPQRARELTGGKITLQGNFDPSRLLSPPSEIKKMVHKMIDDFGKDRYVVNLGHGILPNIPVENAKAFVEAVKSYKSF
- the tpiA gene encoding triose-phosphate isomerase; this encodes MRKKIVAGNWKMNNDLKKSTELIADLLKKLPKTEAEVMVAPTFVNLIPAMEAAKGSAVEVIAQNMHFAENGAYTGEISAEMLKSVGVKTVILGHSERRAYFNETDESLAKKADTALKHNIRMVFCIGEELADRKANNHFKVVENQIKNGLFHLPADAWKNIVLAYEPVWAIGTGETASPEQAQGMHAFIRKTLADKYGKEVADSVSILYGGSVKPDNAKEIFAKADVDGGLIGGASLKADDFIAIINGI